The nucleotide window GACAATAGCCGGCTGTCAGTCTTCAGCACCAGATCAGTATGGAATGTAGTAATATAGGCCATTTCAGCTGCAGTTCTTCTCGTTCCTTCCTCTCTCCACTTGTTCCGCTCTCCCCACCATAGCCATAGCATCATGACTACCATGAGTTGCTCCTTTCCCTTCATCTTTAGAACCATCTCCATCATATGTCAGGCCAATTGGGCTTCAGCAAGCCTGCATCTTGCCTGCTCTAAATTCAGCTCCTGCCAAACTTTCTTTAATTCTTTACATTTAAATAGCAGGTGGCCTCCATCCTCATCAAGCCTACCACACATGCAACAAAGTGTATCAAGCTTCATCCCCCTCCTCTGGAGCACTCTTCTCATAGCCAAAGTGTTGTGGCTTAGTCTCCAAAGAAAATGCTTCACTTTCGCCTGACAATCAAGATTCCACAGGCTATTCTAAAACTTTATATGAGAAGTGTCATCCCCAGAGCCCGATCCCTGCTGCCTTTCCTGGTTTCTAATCACAGCTGCTCGGTGTACCTTATAAGCTGACTTCACAGAGAAGCAACCCTTTGTATCAAAATGCCAACCCACCACGTCATCCATATCTATGTGAACTGGAACTGTTCTGATAATCTGACATCATCCTCCCAGAACGTTTGGTTCAAGAGCTCAATGTCCCAGTTCTCGGTGCTTGGATCAATCAGTTTGTCAACAGCACGAATCATGTTCCTTCCTCTCGGCGTGATTGGCTTTCTAGTGGTACCCCCTGGTAACCATGGATCCTCCCAAACTTTTATACTACGACCATCACCCACACGCCAAATGACCCCCTATTTCAGAGTTTCGATACCCATACTGATACCGCGCCATGTATATGAACACCCCGGCCTCGCCTGCGCCTCCAGGACACCTGAATTTGGGTAGTATTTTGCTTTCAGTAGTCGACCACAGAGCGACGTGGGATTCTGTAATAATCTCCAGGCTTGCTTGGCAAGCATCGCCATGTTGAAAGAATGGAGATCTCTAAACCCCAAACCTTTTCGGACTAACGCGGTGTTTGGATTcatagtcgctgtcccatcggatatttggacatatgtatggagtattaaacatagactaattaggaaattaaatgcacagattgagactattttgcgagacgaattttttaagcctgattagttcatgatttgacaatgttgtgctacagtaaacatgtgctaatgacagattaattaggcttaataaattcgtcttatggattactgacgaattctgtaatttatttttttattagtatccgaacactccaTGCAATATCCCCATGTGACACCGCATAAACTATAGTCACCGAATCCAAACACCCCTAACTAAAGTCTCCCAACTCACCCAATGCATGCGATCTTCGCCCTGTTCGTCTGggcttgtttgactgataagccatggctgaaagtactgttgactgatttggtgtgagagaaaaataatattcgttggctaaaaaagtatgacttataagctAAACAAGCCCAAGCAAACAGGGCGCTCGATTGTTCCACCATAATCGAGCCATCATGGAGCTGATTTGACTGCACATTTCCTTGGTAACGTCGAAACAGGCCCATTGCAAAAACTGAAATCGCTTGTGCCACTGCTTTGATTAAGATTTCTTTGTCGGCTCTAGATAACAACCTTTCTTTCCATCCTTGGATTCTTTGCCAAATTCGATCCTTCATGTAGGAGAAAACCTTACTCCTTGATCTCCCAACGAAGACCGGCAGACCAAGGTACCTTtcatccattgtttctgatcggaTGCTGAGTACTTCCATCACGCCTTGTTTATCATCGTCTCTAGTATTGGGGCATCACTGCTGATTTATCCGCATTTATCAGCTGTCCCGACCCTTCCTCATAAATCTGTAGAACTTgtttcaaccgctgggcctcagTAGCATCGGCTTTACATAGGATTAGGGAGTCATCAGCAAAAAGAAGATGGCTGACCGATGGAGCTCCCCTGCAGATTCGGATCCCGTGCAGtctgccttcctcttcttctctccTCAACAGAGCAGAAAAACCCTCAGCGCACAGTAGGAAAGTTATGGTGAGATCGGGTCTCCTTGCCGCAGTCCTCTTTCCAGGCTAAATTCCGTTGTCAGCTCTCTATTGACTCGGATTCGATATTTGACCGTAGTCACACATTTCATCACCAGCTCTACCCAAGCTTCATGGTAACATCATCTCTGAGGGAAGCCAGGAAGACAACTCAGACGTTCCACCTTCATGCCCTTCCCCTTTGGGCCCAAGGTCGTGTTTAAATTTAGAATGTAAAATTTTGGGGTGTCATATCGGGTGTCGCATAaatgttcggatagtaataaaaaaataaattatagaatccgtcagtaatttgcgagacgaatttattaagcctaattaatccgtcattagcacatatgttaCTGCAGCAACACattatcaaattatggactaattaggcttaaaagattcacctcgtaaattagtcacaaactatgtaattaattatttttattcTATATTTAATCCTTTATGCCTATGTCAAATATTCCGGTGAGAGAAACTAAAAAAAGACCTAAGTTTCGGAACTTCCGCATCATCAGGCCCACTGGAGTGTACCTCACACGCGCTGAGTGCTGGGGAGGAATTTGCCACTGAAAAAGCGGCGTGCTCCATTTCCATTCCCCCACGCGGCCCGACTCTTCGCCCAACCCAACCAGATTCGGGGAAAAAAAAAGAATCCAACCGCCTCGTACCGCCGGGGCGCCAGGCCTCGGCCGCGGCCGCCTGCCGTGGCTTACACCATGCACCCGCTTCCGGCGCCCGTGGCTTCCCGACTGGCGGCCGTGCTCGCGGACCCGGTCGGCGTCCCGCTGCCTGTCTTCAACTCCCTCCTCTCTGCGCTCGCCGCCTCCGTGGACCCCTCCCACGCGCACCTCCCGCTCCACCTCTTCCGCCGCCGCCTACTCCCGCTCCGCCGCCCCGACGCCTTCACCCTCTCCGCCCTGACCTCGTCCCTCCCCTCGGCCGCCGACGCCCTCCACGCCCTCGCCCTCCGCCTCGGACTCCTCCACGCCGACCCCGTCCTGGCCAACTCTCTGCTCCGTCTCTACCTACGCCCACCCGTCCCCTGTCCGGGCCTCGCGCGCCGCCTGTTCGACGAAATGCCCGCGCGCACCACGTCCTCCTACAACACCCTCATCTCGCACTCGCACTCGCCCGACGACGTGTGGGGCCTCGTGCGGCGGATGGTCGCCAACGGGTGCGCGGCAGACCGGTTCACTGTCTCGGCCGTGCTGCCCGCGTGCACGTCCGCTCGCCGGGGCAGGGAGCTGCATTGCTATGCCGTCAGGGCTGGGATGTTCGGGGAGGATGATTTTTATGTCAGCAGCGGTCTCGTGTCCATGTACTGCAGGGTTGGCCACCCGGACTCTGCACGAACGGTTTTCAACAGGATGGAACGGAGGAACGTTGTTTCCTGGACTGCCATGGTGGGAGGGTACGTGGAgaatggtatgtttgaggatgcAGTGGATTGTTTCCGGGCAATGTGGCTGATTGATGCCATTCCACCAAACAGGATCGCGTTGATCACTGTGCTCTCGGCCATTGAGGCCCTCTCGGGCTTGGCAGAGGGGAAGCAGGTGCATGCTTTTGCGGTGAGAATGATGATGCATGCTGAGGTGTCGCTGAACAATGCTTTGATTGATACATACACAAAGTGTGGGGCCTTGCATTATGCAAGGCGGATCTTTGATGATACCAGTTGGTGCAAAGATGTGATCTCATGGGGTGCAATGATTTTGGGTTATGGCATTCATGGTATGGGTGTCGAAGCAGTTGCTTTGTTCGATCAGATGCTTTCCTCTGGGGTTAAACCTGACAGTATAATTGGACTTGGTGTTCTTTCAGCTTGTTGCCGTGCAGGTTTGGTGTTGAAGGGCCTTAATACATACAGCTCCATGGTAAACGATCATGGGGTTCATCCAACCGAGGAGATGTGTGCCTGCATGGTTGATTTACTTGGCCGATCTGGGCATGTTTACCATGCCTTGGATTTTGTGAAGTCAATGAGTGTGGAGCCAGGCCCTAGTGTCTGGGGAGCACTTCTGGATGCCTCTGTTAAGTACGGCAACAAAGAAATCCAAGATCTGGCTTCCAGGTCCCTTCTTAGATTGGAACAAGGGAAGCCATCAAATCTAGTTGCAGTATCTAACCTAAACGCCTCTTCAGAAAGGTGGAATGTTGTTGAACAAGTAAGGGATACAATCAACCAGGGATCATTGAAGAAAAGAACTGGTTGCAGTTGGGTAAATCCAATATAGGTTAACAATGCTTCTTCGAGCGACTTACAGATAGGCTTTCGATGCTTCTGATCTCAAAGTGTACACTTCCGATGGCTATGCTCTGGGAGCAATCACATCAGATTGCACAAATTACTGGAAGGTGTATTGAAGCTACAACAACAAAGCTGCAATAATTGTATGTTGATAGATGAGTAGATTATGACACATCTACTGTTGGAGTCTTTAAACAACAAAACTGCCTTATACGATGATGTCAAGGTTGTCTGCAATCTCCTCTTTTCCAGGTAAATTTTGCTTCTATTTTATTTGAGGTATAGAAAATTTTTAATTGCTTCAGAATTTGGTGTTTTTCTCCATCCATGAGGCTAAATTGTACATGTATAGTAGAATAAGTAAGCTTAAGCTTACAGAGGGTTTCCCCAAGCTGACAAGCTTATCTTCTACCTGCAGGCTGTTTTACAATAGTATTAAATTTTAAGACATTTGTAACAATGTTATAATTATGTTCTTTTTCTGTTGAGGTAGTCTTTATCAATTTTCTGTGTTAGCATCCTCACAGATTACTTTTACCAACTCAAGCATCATTTAGCTTCTTTGTTTGTTGCAATATATTGAATGTTTGTCCTATTCTCCTTTTTCTTTGACACTCGTACTCAAAACAAGAGCAACAGGAAAAAAGTGTTTGGCTGCTTATTTTCTAAATATGCTGAAGTAACAGTCGCACAATATGATTGGCTTATTAAATTTGGATGTGGGGTTGACCATAAGGTTACTGATTGACATTAACATATTTGTTAGGTCTTACAATGAGCTAGAGTAGTAGAAAATGAAAAGAGTAGTAGTTGAGCAATTTGTGTGAACAACCAAGCTGCAACTTGAGGATGCATGAAGCCAACTTGATATTCAGCGGTTTTATCTTATATAAAAGCTCATGATAACTTTGCATCAAGGTCCATCTCCTGTTCCTGGGTCCTGACTGGTTGGCGCTCATCTCAGTTTTATATGTTGAGTTTGAAATTACTTGCTGCATTGTTTCACAAGTCAGTACAGGATATGGCTGAAATTTGTTCCTTAACTGAATGAACAACTGTTGGATGATGCTTTGTAAGTGGTCCACAACTGTTGGATGATGCTTGTAAGAGGTCTTGGTCATGGATTCACAAAAGGTCTATCATATCATAAATGCTTGTGTCGCCTTGTCGGTTGCAACCTACTACTAGAACTTTTGACTTTGCCTGGATAACAATTAGTTGGCTGGTGCATGAACCTGGTTCAAAATTTGTTTGGCTGTGAATTTGCATATCTAGGTTAGACCATTTACATGAAGCAGGACAATTGCAGTCAGACCAGATTGAATGAAACCATAAAAGAACTGCAAGAAGGCAAAAAATCCGATGCTTATCATGTTCCTTTACTTCCTGCATCTGCATAAGTGGCACTATAAGAATGTGAAACATTGCCTCAAAGGTGCATGTTCTTTGCTTCTTTGTTTGTGCAAACTACaaaaatataatttttttttgtggtCAGTCCTAATTTATACACTCAGGCTATGTGGTTGAGGGTTCTTAATTATAATGCCTTGGGGGTGCTGGTCCCATGTTTTTTTTGCTTGGTATTAGTGTCTGGTCGGTAGCTGAACTAGTTTAGGTGTTGTAATAGGTCATGACTTTTGTAGGTATAAGAGCTTCAGCAAAGTGCAGTCTTGATTCTTGAAGTGATGGAGCGAGAAATGCAGTGCTCAGTCCATGATTTGAAGTGATGTATTTGTATTCACTAACTTTTGATTTGTTCAATGCAATAATTTGGCTACCTCATGTGGTGAAGTCTCTGTGAGGAGTATATGGTTGTTA belongs to Miscanthus floridulus cultivar M001 chromosome 4, ASM1932011v1, whole genome shotgun sequence and includes:
- the LOC136549627 gene encoding pentatricopeptide repeat-containing protein CRR2, chloroplastic-like, giving the protein MHPLPAPVASRLAAVLADPVGVPLPVFNSLLSALAASVDPSHAHLPLHLFRRRLLPLRRPDAFTLSALTSSLPSAADALHALALRLGLLHADPVLANSLLRLYLRPPVPCPGLARRLFDEMPARTTSSYNTLISHSHSPDDVWGLVRRMVANGCAADRFTVSAVLPACTSARRGRELHCYAVRAGMFGEDDFYVSSGLVSMYCRVGHPDSARTVFNRMERRNVVSWTAMVGGYVENGMFEDAVDCFRAMWLIDAIPPNRIALITVLSAIEALSGLAEGKQVHAFAVRMMMHAEVSLNNALIDTYTKCGALHYARRIFDDTSWCKDVISWGAMILGYGIHGMGVEAVALFDQMLSSGVKPDSIIGLGVLSACCRAGLVLKGLNTYSSMVNDHGVHPTEEMCACMVDLLGRSGHVYHALDFVKSMSVEPGPSVWGALLDASVKYGNKEIQDLASRSLLRLEQGKPSNLVAVSNLNASSERWNVVEQVRDTINQGSLKKRTGCSWVNPI